One genomic window of Leptospira perdikensis includes the following:
- the gatC gene encoding Asp-tRNA(Asn)/Glu-tRNA(Gln) amidotransferase subunit GatC — MDEKELKNIAHLAKLNIEDKEVSSMLNDFSRIVQYVDEIKNLDTTSVGDDEIYEQIFYELRKDLAENALKRDDLAKIAPAYENGYVVVPKVIET; from the coding sequence ATGGATGAAAAAGAATTAAAAAACATTGCCCACTTGGCAAAACTGAACATTGAAGATAAAGAAGTTTCTTCTATGTTGAATGACTTTTCTCGGATTGTACAATACGTAGACGAAATCAAAAACTTGGACACAACGAGTGTAGGTGATGACGAAATCTACGAACAGATCTTCTATGAATTGAGAAAAGACTTAGCAGAAAATGCTCTTAAAAGAGACGACTTAGCAAAAATTGCGCCAGCATATGAAAATGGATACGTTGTTGTTCCCAAGGTAATTGAAACATGA
- the gatA gene encoding Asp-tRNA(Asn)/Glu-tRNA(Gln) amidotransferase subunit GatA, translated as MKDLIYLTYSEIKTKLNDGSLKSTDLVSAYIKRIETADSKVKAFLEFNKEQILKQATESDERRKSGKLFSEFDGIPIGIKDNICITGQITSCSSRILENFRSPYDASVIQKLKDKGFVLFPRLNMDEFAMGSSTENSAFQTTRNPFDTNRIPGGSSGGSAAAVAASMLPVSLGSDTGGSIRQPAALCGIWGLKPTYGRVSRYGLIAYASSLDQIGPFSNDLQGISDLMEIISGLDHKDQTTAKVAAFEANSVSSIDWKGKRIGVMKSEDFSFSPDVNKRYAEILKTLESKGATLVPLDFSLLKYAIPVYYLIATAECSSNLSRFDGIRYGLRKDGAGKLEDLYSESRTAGFGPEVKRRILLGTFSLSSGYYDAYYGKAQKARVLIRKQYAEFFKKVDIIFQPTSPTTAFKVGEKTKDPIQMYQADILTTSVNLAGVPAISCPAGLDSTGLPIGLQITSSHFDESKLLSYAKSVSELEVCKLTLPTEIA; from the coding sequence ATGAAAGATTTAATTTATCTAACTTATTCCGAAATTAAAACTAAACTAAATGACGGTTCCTTAAAATCTACAGATTTAGTTTCAGCTTATATCAAACGTATTGAAACCGCTGATTCAAAAGTCAAAGCCTTCCTTGAATTCAATAAAGAGCAGATCTTAAAACAGGCCACAGAAAGTGACGAGAGAAGAAAGTCCGGAAAATTGTTTTCCGAATTTGATGGAATTCCCATTGGAATCAAAGATAATATTTGTATTACCGGTCAGATCACATCTTGTTCTTCTCGTATTTTGGAAAACTTTCGTTCCCCTTATGATGCATCGGTCATCCAAAAACTAAAAGACAAAGGATTCGTTTTATTCCCACGACTCAATATGGACGAGTTCGCTATGGGATCTTCTACAGAAAATAGTGCATTCCAAACTACAAGAAATCCCTTTGATACAAACCGTATTCCAGGGGGATCTAGCGGTGGTTCGGCGGCGGCAGTGGCTGCATCTATGTTACCAGTTTCTCTTGGATCGGATACCGGTGGTTCCATCCGCCAACCGGCAGCACTTTGTGGAATTTGGGGACTAAAACCTACCTACGGGCGTGTATCTCGGTATGGCCTAATTGCTTATGCATCAAGCCTTGATCAAATTGGACCATTTTCTAACGACCTACAAGGAATTTCGGATCTTATGGAAATCATCTCAGGCCTTGACCATAAGGACCAAACCACAGCAAAAGTAGCTGCTTTCGAAGCAAATTCTGTTTCCTCAATCGATTGGAAAGGTAAACGAATTGGTGTGATGAAGTCAGAAGATTTCAGCTTTTCACCTGACGTAAACAAACGTTACGCGGAAATATTAAAGACTTTGGAATCCAAAGGAGCAACTCTTGTCCCTCTTGACTTTTCCTTATTGAAATATGCCATTCCCGTATACTATTTAATCGCTACGGCTGAGTGTTCCTCCAACTTAAGTCGGTTTGACGGCATTCGTTATGGATTACGGAAAGACGGTGCTGGAAAACTTGAGGATTTGTATTCAGAATCGAGAACTGCAGGTTTTGGACCGGAAGTCAAACGTCGAATCTTACTTGGAACATTTTCACTCAGTTCCGGTTATTACGATGCCTATTATGGCAAAGCTCAAAAAGCAAGGGTTCTCATTCGCAAACAATACGCGGAATTCTTTAAGAAGGTAGATATCATTTTTCAACCTACTTCTCCCACAACTGCTTTCAAAGTTGGTGAAAAAACGAAAGATCCAATCCAGATGTATCAAGCCGACATCCTCACTACATCTGTCAACCTAGCAGGCGTTCCTGCCATCAGTTGCCCTGCGGGATTGGATTCTACAGGTCTACCGATTGGATTACAAATTACATCTTCTCATTTTGATGAATCAAAACTTTTAAGTTATGCTAAATCTGTTTCTGAATTAGAAGTTTGTAAACTGACACTTCCAACTGAGATCGCCTAA
- the hisF gene encoding imidazole glycerol phosphate synthase subunit HisF, which produces MDELTKRVIPCLDIKGGRVVKGVQFVNLIDAGDPVSCAVAYEENKADELCFLDITASSDKRDILLHLVEQVANRLFIPFTVGGGIRTIEDVKAVLNKGADKVSINTSAFQNPKLLKDSSEIYGSQCIVCAIDVKFHPERKRYEVYLNGGRLETGREALDWGREAFEMGAGEILLTSMDKDGTKDGFDITLMKSFTSNLSIPIIASGGAGNPEHMAEVILRGGADAVLAASIFHFGEFSIQETKQTMKEMGIKVRL; this is translated from the coding sequence ATGGACGAGTTAACCAAAAGAGTCATTCCTTGTTTGGATATCAAAGGAGGAAGGGTTGTCAAAGGTGTTCAATTTGTAAACCTAATTGATGCAGGTGATCCAGTCTCTTGTGCTGTCGCTTATGAAGAAAACAAAGCAGATGAACTTTGTTTTTTAGACATTACAGCTTCTTCGGACAAACGAGATATCCTTCTACATTTGGTAGAACAGGTAGCAAATAGACTTTTTATCCCTTTCACTGTTGGTGGAGGGATCCGCACTATCGAAGATGTGAAAGCAGTATTAAATAAAGGTGCCGATAAAGTATCAATTAATACCAGTGCTTTTCAAAATCCGAAATTACTAAAGGATTCCAGCGAAATTTACGGCTCCCAATGTATTGTTTGTGCGATCGATGTAAAATTCCATCCGGAACGTAAAAGATACGAAGTGTATTTAAACGGAGGGCGTTTGGAAACAGGTAGAGAAGCCCTTGATTGGGGAAGGGAGGCTTTTGAAATGGGAGCCGGAGAAATCCTTCTTACCTCTATGGATAAAGATGGAACCAAAGATGGATTCGATATCACGCTAATGAAATCATTCACTTCCAATCTTTCGATACCTATCATTGCATCTGGTGGAGCTGGAAATCCGGAACATATGGCAGAAGTCATCCTTCGGGGTGGTGCCGACGCTGTACTTGCGGCATCCATTTTCCACTTTGGAGAATTTTCTATCCAAGAAACCAAACAAACTATGAAAGAGATGGGAATTAAAGTGAGACTATGA
- a CDS encoding sodium:solute symporter family protein — MISFHILDSIFFLFPFLVILLLLIRFRSKQNSTKEYFQAEGSLSWFVAGTAMVATTFAADTPLAVTEIIRGQGIAGNWIWWYMAVGGFVTVFFFSKLWKRSGASTDLELIGLRYSGKEANFLRGFKAFVIGFLLNLVILGWVNLAMLKIIPVFFPLWTAFHILIYLLLFGVFYTSIAGLRGISYIDVFQFFLAWIGCILFAYFAVNLPTIGGLTELKSKLDSNKILFFPNGSSGTLPWDHFLILLTVLWWSSWYPGSEPGGGGYIAQRILATKNENAALKGSLWFVIAHYFVRPWPWILVALVSVILYPNLSDVESGKGFLMVLQEGMPNGMIGLMLSAFLAAYLSTLATHLNWGASYLVNDLWKPILQKGRSESYYIKVSYGVQILTAICSFFLAVYGMETIKGAWVFLLEASSGIGFILIARWFFWRISAWTEILAFILSPVLYLLFSVYLKIEFPYSILFTAFSSAILLIFSTYLFPTTNREVLVQFYETTKPPYFFWKGFFKREKKNQTIYPNRLVISFYGTLSGLSFVFGGLYSIQCLVWKEGEILIGLPIFLLGLLGLFLSLKALQNNSES; from the coding sequence ATGATTTCTTTTCACATTCTCGATTCTATTTTTTTCCTTTTTCCCTTTCTTGTCATTCTCCTCCTCCTGATTCGTTTTCGTTCGAAACAAAATTCCACTAAAGAATATTTCCAAGCAGAGGGAAGTTTATCTTGGTTTGTGGCAGGTACTGCCATGGTGGCCACTACATTTGCTGCAGATACGCCTCTTGCGGTAACAGAAATTATACGAGGCCAAGGTATTGCCGGAAACTGGATTTGGTGGTATATGGCAGTGGGTGGATTTGTTACGGTATTTTTCTTTTCTAAACTTTGGAAAAGGTCTGGTGCTTCCACTGATTTAGAATTAATAGGTCTTCGTTATAGCGGAAAGGAAGCAAATTTTTTAAGAGGATTCAAGGCCTTTGTCATCGGATTTTTACTCAACCTAGTGATTCTTGGTTGGGTTAACCTCGCTATGTTAAAAATCATTCCAGTGTTTTTTCCTCTTTGGACTGCCTTCCATATACTCATTTACTTATTGTTATTTGGTGTTTTTTATACTTCTATCGCAGGTCTTCGAGGTATCTCCTATATCGATGTCTTTCAATTTTTTTTGGCTTGGATCGGATGTATTCTATTTGCTTATTTCGCGGTGAATTTACCGACCATTGGTGGACTTACAGAACTAAAATCCAAACTAGATAGTAACAAAATTTTATTTTTCCCAAATGGATCTTCTGGGACCCTTCCTTGGGATCATTTTTTAATCCTTCTAACAGTTCTTTGGTGGTCTAGCTGGTATCCCGGGTCCGAACCTGGAGGAGGGGGATACATCGCACAAAGAATCCTTGCTACAAAAAATGAAAATGCAGCCCTTAAAGGATCCCTTTGGTTTGTAATCGCACATTACTTTGTGAGACCTTGGCCGTGGATTCTGGTAGCCCTTGTTTCGGTGATTCTTTACCCAAATCTTTCTGATGTGGAAAGTGGAAAGGGATTTCTTATGGTATTACAAGAAGGAATGCCAAATGGAATGATAGGCCTAATGCTCAGTGCTTTCCTAGCTGCTTATCTTTCCACACTAGCCACTCATTTGAATTGGGGCGCTTCCTACCTCGTAAATGATCTTTGGAAACCTATTCTACAAAAGGGAAGATCTGAATCTTACTATATAAAAGTATCTTATGGAGTCCAAATCCTAACAGCGATTTGTTCTTTTTTTCTAGCAGTTTATGGAATGGAAACCATCAAAGGTGCCTGGGTGTTTTTGCTAGAAGCATCTTCGGGAATTGGGTTTATACTAATTGCTAGGTGGTTTTTTTGGAGAATCTCTGCTTGGACAGAAATTTTGGCATTTATCCTCTCTCCCGTTTTGTATTTACTCTTTTCTGTTTATTTGAAAATAGAATTTCCTTATTCTATACTTTTCACAGCATTTTCCTCTGCTATTTTATTGATTTTTTCTACATATTTATTTCCTACCACCAATCGGGAAGTCCTTGTTCAGTTTTACGAAACAACCAAACCTCCTTATTTCTTTTGGAAAGGTTTTTTTAAACGAGAAAAAAAGAATCAAACGATTTATCCCAATCGGTTGGTAATTTCTTTTTACGGCACACTCTCTGGACTTTCCTTTGTGTTCGGAGGTTTGTATTCCATCCAATGTCTAGTCTGGAAAGAAGGAGAGATTCTTATAGGTTTACCGATATTTTTACTAGGACTCCTTGGATTGTTTCTTTCCCTCAAGGCCTTACAAAACAATTCAGAGAGTTAA
- a CDS encoding lipase family alpha/beta hydrolase, producing MFRVRRNTLSNFIYLVIGIFAFQSCIYDFYRKEFVSEDKKNNEALLLSLLGLLPNPNQKLFGFLPGFSRNLSDSQFLSSDFFPKSTKKKIVLIHGWNPAERDSDPITNDEKKIQNIKNTFSNGLIHFQEGRNSASSEFDFYLYTYRTSNSILVNGRQFHSTLRSNFVDSDQVYIVAHSMGGLVTRVALAKETGVLPFVRLVVTLASPQFGSPFATPSFLGSNPFLNDLGSYLVGTQGGSELGYTNQGSGQTVISGANNLVLDVLNQSYLDANLNGKFVSFAGVMSNCTVGETFYYNTGCNILNNAGFTQSDGIVPRNSARLGNLTYKQIDIADCDHSMMAFQTVSADDTKSRNLFTQVITEIRNSPY from the coding sequence ATGTTTCGCGTTAGGCGAAATACTTTATCTAATTTTATTTATCTCGTCATAGGGATTTTTGCATTCCAATCTTGTATTTACGATTTTTATAGAAAAGAATTTGTATCCGAAGATAAAAAAAATAACGAAGCATTGTTACTTTCTTTATTAGGGCTTCTTCCAAATCCTAATCAAAAACTATTTGGATTCCTTCCTGGTTTTTCTAGGAACCTTTCTGATTCTCAATTTTTAAGTTCTGATTTTTTTCCCAAATCTACAAAAAAGAAAATTGTTTTGATTCATGGTTGGAATCCTGCAGAGAGAGATTCAGATCCGATCACAAACGATGAGAAAAAAATACAGAATATAAAAAATACTTTTTCTAATGGGCTCATTCATTTTCAAGAAGGTAGAAATTCTGCGAGTTCGGAATTTGATTTTTATCTTTATACCTATCGCACTTCCAATAGTATTCTTGTAAACGGTCGCCAATTTCATTCGACACTCCGTTCTAATTTTGTTGATTCGGACCAAGTGTATATTGTGGCTCATTCTATGGGAGGACTTGTCACAAGAGTTGCTTTGGCTAAGGAAACGGGAGTCCTTCCCTTTGTTCGACTTGTGGTAACTTTGGCAAGCCCACAGTTCGGATCTCCTTTTGCGACTCCAAGTTTTTTAGGAAGTAATCCATTTTTGAATGATCTCGGTAGTTATCTCGTAGGAACCCAAGGCGGCTCGGAGTTAGGTTATACCAATCAAGGTAGCGGACAGACGGTAATTTCAGGTGCTAATAATCTTGTTTTGGATGTTTTAAATCAATCTTATTTGGATGCGAACTTAAATGGAAAGTTTGTTAGTTTTGCCGGAGTGATGAGTAACTGTACAGTGGGTGAAACTTTTTACTACAATACAGGTTGTAATATTTTGAATAATGCCGGTTTTACACAGTCAGACGGCATTGTACCTCGTAATAGTGCAAGACTTGGAAATCTAACTTACAAACAAATTGATATTGCGGATTGTGATCATTCGATGATGGCATTCCAAACAGTAAGTGCTGATGATACCAAAAGTCGGAATCTTTTCACTCAAGTCATTACTGAAATTCGAAATTCACCTTACTAA
- the rlmB gene encoding 23S rRNA (guanosine(2251)-2'-O)-methyltransferase RlmB, whose product MEKSPVEILFGKRNFYEFLESLEQMAPERGIKTIREVIVKDSMGTEEKQRIRGYIPNSVKFTTVSTRELDRIASDKNHQGYVIIRTKQKSFSSLGFEQFKQNVEAGVGPILILDRIQDPGNLGNLLRTAECMGVKHVLMSDRDTSPITPVVEKVSAGAVHHLQIYRVANLMHGMEYLKKNEYWILATDEEGEETIWETLPDASQMAVIMGNEGEGVKRLLLEEADYVARIPLYGSVTSLNVVVACGITLDRVQNVSR is encoded by the coding sequence ATGGAAAAAAGCCCAGTAGAAATACTTTTTGGAAAACGAAACTTTTATGAATTTTTGGAGTCATTGGAACAAATGGCTCCGGAACGCGGAATCAAAACCATTCGGGAAGTGATAGTGAAAGACTCGATGGGTACTGAAGAAAAACAAAGAATTCGTGGATACATTCCCAATTCCGTAAAATTCACAACAGTTTCCACTCGGGAACTGGACCGGATTGCTTCTGACAAAAACCACCAAGGTTACGTCATCATTCGCACCAAACAAAAATCATTTTCTTCCCTTGGGTTTGAACAATTCAAACAGAATGTGGAGGCAGGCGTTGGTCCCATACTAATTTTAGATCGGATTCAAGATCCGGGGAATCTTGGGAATCTACTGAGAACTGCTGAATGTATGGGCGTAAAACATGTGCTAATGTCTGATCGTGATACATCCCCTATCACTCCTGTTGTGGAAAAAGTTTCTGCGGGAGCTGTTCATCATTTGCAGATTTATAGAGTGGCGAACCTGATGCATGGTATGGAATATCTTAAAAAAAATGAATATTGGATCCTTGCAACTGATGAAGAAGGTGAAGAGACCATTTGGGAAACTTTGCCTGATGCCTCACAAATGGCTGTGATTATGGGAAATGAAGGGGAAGGTGTGAAACGTTTGTTATTGGAAGAAGCAGATTATGTAGCAAGAATTCCTTTGTATGGTTCAGTTACTTCACTCAATGTGGTGGTTGCTTGCGGAATTACTTTGGATCGGGTGCAAAATGTTTCGCGTTAG
- the cysS gene encoding cysteine--tRNA ligase has protein sequence MSLVPFVFQNSKSGKKEPFQPKDPTNVTIYSCGPTVYNFAHIGNIRSFLFVDILRRSLLLGGYKLNQSMNITDIDDKIINESIKQKMSVEEFTKPWTEAFFKDLETVHIQKLEHYPKATESIEDMVGLVETLQKNGLVYEKDGNLYFSIQKFSRYGELSKIDVSGMKSGVRYDADEYEKDDVRDFVLWKNQKTEEEKCWHTRIGSGRPGWHLECSAMIRKVYGSGVDIHTGGIDLLFPHHENEAAQSHGAFPEEEFVGTWLHCEHLLVDGEKMSKSKGNFYTLRDILEKGYDPNAIRYHLISAHYRSKLNFSLNKLEESKTAMERIQNTIYRVLDAGELWTKVPEILEIFEFSNQELQKVNSEFMNSLGDDLNVPRALASVFELVRIVNQVLDGGGSTANPTFLKESLQLFYKINELFAVFQFEKQVQSLDGISEDWILDQINQRKIAKQNKDFSTADKIRKELEEKGILLADTKEGNTTWKKAQ, from the coding sequence ATGAGTTTAGTCCCTTTTGTATTCCAGAATTCTAAATCAGGAAAAAAAGAACCCTTCCAACCGAAAGATCCAACAAATGTAACTATATATTCTTGTGGGCCAACGGTGTATAACTTTGCCCATATTGGGAATATTCGTTCTTTTTTATTTGTAGATATACTTCGCCGTTCACTTCTGTTAGGTGGATATAAGCTAAACCAATCTATGAACATCACAGACATTGATGACAAAATTATCAATGAATCGATCAAACAAAAAATGAGCGTAGAGGAATTTACAAAACCTTGGACAGAGGCTTTTTTTAAGGATCTTGAAACAGTTCATATACAAAAATTAGAACATTACCCAAAAGCTACTGAATCCATTGAAGACATGGTCGGCCTTGTAGAAACACTACAGAAGAATGGTCTTGTTTACGAAAAAGATGGGAACTTGTATTTTTCCATTCAGAAGTTCAGTCGTTATGGAGAACTATCTAAGATTGACGTATCTGGAATGAAGTCAGGTGTTCGGTATGATGCGGATGAATACGAGAAAGATGATGTTCGCGATTTTGTACTTTGGAAAAACCAAAAGACTGAAGAAGAAAAATGTTGGCATACTCGTATTGGAAGTGGACGACCTGGTTGGCATTTGGAATGTTCTGCTATGATTCGTAAGGTATACGGATCTGGTGTGGACATTCATACAGGTGGGATTGACCTCCTCTTCCCTCATCACGAAAATGAAGCTGCACAAAGTCATGGAGCTTTTCCCGAGGAAGAATTTGTGGGAACCTGGCTTCACTGCGAACATCTGCTTGTGGATGGAGAAAAAATGTCCAAAAGTAAGGGAAACTTCTATACCTTACGAGATATTTTGGAAAAAGGTTATGATCCAAACGCAATTCGTTATCATTTGATTTCTGCACATTACAGAAGTAAATTGAATTTTTCATTAAACAAATTAGAAGAATCCAAAACGGCAATGGAACGAATTCAAAATACCATTTACCGTGTGTTAGATGCTGGTGAATTGTGGACAAAAGTTCCTGAAATTTTAGAAATTTTTGAATTTTCAAACCAAGAATTACAAAAAGTAAATTCGGAATTTATGAATTCTCTTGGGGATGATTTGAATGTTCCAAGAGCCCTGGCTTCTGTTTTTGAACTCGTTCGGATTGTGAATCAAGTTTTGGATGGTGGCGGTTCTACGGCTAATCCTACTTTTTTAAAAGAATCTCTACAATTATTTTATAAAATCAATGAACTCTTTGCTGTATTTCAATTTGAAAAACAAGTCCAATCCTTAGACGGAATTTCTGAAGATTGGATTTTGGATCAAATAAACCAAAGAAAGATCGCCAAACAAAACAAAGATTTCTCTACTGCCGACAAAATTCGTAAAGAGTTGGAAGAAAAAGGAATCCTTCTCGCTGATACAAAAGAAGGAAACACCACATGGAAAAAAGCCCAGTAG
- a CDS encoding acetylxylan esterase, with translation MPQTVSFDECFQTVPKLDPPSDLDSFWKEGIAELKKVPIKATYKTVLKGSFIWESLNDVSFQSIDNHVLHGKLAIPRKRGNRPVVVYFHDYLAIPEEIQKGYSDLGVAQLHITLRGHGEEMIHAPIDPTTGKSPIGWTPNYFAHGLDQKEDFYMRKLYLDVIRTIEFLRLTDGIDGDQIILHGKSIGSALSVFGAAYSDRIKGLILETPSFCYIDKDQISLKGNPWIRELTPFLEKRATKKIDYKKELAYFDALNFAKKIKIPALFSCGMEDVISHPKSTFALFNHMNCDKRMQLYPTEGNEAGKDKQPQANLEFVKEIFAL, from the coding sequence ATGCCTCAAACCGTTAGTTTTGATGAATGTTTCCAAACAGTTCCCAAACTAGATCCTCCATCGGATCTTGATAGTTTTTGGAAGGAAGGCATAGCCGAATTAAAGAAAGTTCCAATCAAAGCCACATACAAAACGGTGCTTAAGGGATCTTTTATTTGGGAATCTTTAAATGATGTTAGTTTCCAGAGTATCGACAATCATGTGTTACATGGAAAACTTGCAATTCCTAGAAAACGGGGGAATCGCCCTGTAGTTGTATATTTTCATGACTACTTAGCGATTCCGGAAGAAATTCAAAAAGGGTATTCTGATTTGGGTGTAGCCCAACTCCATATCACTTTAAGGGGTCATGGGGAAGAAATGATTCATGCTCCGATTGACCCGACAACAGGAAAATCTCCTATCGGTTGGACACCAAATTATTTTGCCCATGGCCTCGACCAAAAAGAGGACTTCTATATGCGTAAACTCTATTTAGATGTGATTCGTACTATAGAGTTCTTACGTTTGACAGATGGGATTGATGGTGACCAAATCATCTTACATGGTAAGTCGATTGGATCAGCTCTTTCTGTGTTTGGTGCAGCCTATTCTGATCGTATCAAAGGTTTGATTTTAGAAACACCTTCGTTCTGTTATATAGACAAAGATCAAATTTCTTTAAAAGGAAATCCTTGGATTCGAGAACTCACTCCCTTTTTGGAAAAAAGAGCGACTAAAAAAATTGATTATAAAAAGGAATTGGCTTACTTTGATGCACTCAACTTTGCAAAAAAAATCAAAATTCCAGCTCTCTTTTCTTGCGGAATGGAAGATGTGATTTCACATCCAAAATCTACATTTGCTCTTTTTAACCATATGAATTGTGATAAACGTATGCAACTTTACCCTACTGAAGGAAATGAAGCTGGGAAAGACAAACAACCACAAGCAAACCTTGAATTTGTAAAAGAAATTTTTGCCTTATGA
- the folD gene encoding bifunctional methylenetetrahydrofolate dehydrogenase/methenyltetrahydrofolate cyclohydrolase FolD: MKSSILLDGKAISEKIRNRIAETLAKAKSDGKGIPTLATILVGNNPASETYVNMKVKACEKVGMGSRYVRLKEETTTEELLAEIRKLNADKSVNGILLQHPVPHQIDERLCFDEIALEKDVDGVTTISFGKLSMNGEAYFPCTPYGMVLLLQEYGIDVSGKHAVVVGRSPILGKPMAIMLTNLNATVTLCHSKTKNLPELVKQADIVVGAVGKPEFIKADWIKDGAVLLDAGYNVGNVGDIEISKAKDKSSYYTPVPGGVGPMTISVLLLQTMYSFLNQFSPKLDSHASNR; this comes from the coding sequence ATGAAATCTAGCATCCTATTAGACGGTAAAGCGATTTCCGAAAAAATCCGAAATCGAATCGCAGAAACATTAGCAAAGGCTAAATCCGATGGTAAGGGAATTCCCACTCTTGCCACCATCCTTGTCGGCAACAATCCTGCCTCTGAAACTTATGTGAATATGAAGGTGAAGGCTTGTGAAAAAGTAGGAATGGGGTCTCGTTATGTGAGACTAAAAGAAGAAACTACCACAGAAGAACTATTAGCCGAAATTAGAAAATTAAATGCAGATAAGTCCGTAAACGGAATTCTTTTGCAACATCCCGTCCCTCACCAAATTGATGAACGTTTATGTTTTGATGAGATTGCTTTAGAAAAGGATGTGGATGGTGTCACGACGATTTCTTTTGGAAAACTGTCGATGAATGGTGAAGCTTATTTTCCGTGCACTCCGTACGGAATGGTTCTCCTTCTGCAAGAATATGGAATTGATGTTTCGGGTAAACATGCTGTTGTGGTAGGACGTTCTCCAATACTTGGAAAACCTATGGCCATTATGCTCACTAACTTAAATGCCACGGTAACTCTTTGTCATTCAAAAACAAAAAACCTACCGGAACTTGTAAAACAAGCGGACATTGTGGTCGGAGCTGTTGGAAAACCTGAGTTCATTAAGGCCGATTGGATCAAAGACGGTGCGGTTCTTTTAGATGCTGGTTATAATGTAGGAAATGTGGGAGACATTGAAATTTCTAAAGCCAAAGACAAATCTTCCTACTATACGCCGGTTCCTGGCGGTGTAGGTCCTATGACTATCTCTGTTCTTTTACTTCAAACTATGTATAGTTTTTTAAATCAATTTTCTCCTAAGTTGGATTCCCATGCCTCAAACCGTTAG